From Streptosporangiales bacterium, one genomic window encodes:
- a CDS encoding STAS domain-containing protein: MGGPSSGVTGQRADQSSSWRDRVRRVRPVRPTRGDVIAGISVALVLVPQALAYAELAGVPPVHGLYAAAAAPVFAAFVGSSPYLQTGPVALTSLLTFGALAPLADEGTATFASYAALLALLVGVVRLVLGLLRWGAVAYLMSLPVVTGFTVAAAVLIIASQIPGLVDVDSGALSPIVAAGEVLVQPGEWSLAAVGIGLATVAVVILGRRISALFPWMLLVTVVGLVLSAAGLVRVAGVGEIPAGLPALALDLPWHALPELALPALVIAVVGFAEPASIARKYAAEDHKPWNPHLEFVGQGLANLGSGLFGGYPAGGSFSRSALGRLAGARTRWSGAITGVAVLAVLPFVGVLSALPRAVLAGLVIVAAVSLVDVAAFREYWQHSRAQFLVAVPTFVVTLAAAPRVERGLLVGVGLALAVHLWREARLDVDAWREDGTLHVRPQGVLYFGSAPALESRLRALLAEHPDAHTVAIDLHRLGRLDLTGLYVLRGVAEQIRDGGATVEFCEVPPHAKERARSVLGDC; this comes from the coding sequence GGCGCGACCGGGTGCGGCGCGTTCGGCCGGTGCGGCCCACGCGGGGCGACGTGATCGCCGGCATCAGCGTCGCGCTCGTCCTCGTCCCGCAGGCGCTCGCCTACGCAGAGCTCGCCGGTGTCCCGCCCGTCCACGGCCTGTACGCCGCGGCGGCCGCACCGGTCTTCGCGGCGTTCGTCGGGTCGTCGCCGTACCTGCAGACGGGGCCGGTGGCACTGACGAGCCTGCTGACGTTCGGTGCGCTCGCGCCGCTGGCCGACGAGGGCACCGCCACGTTCGCCTCGTACGCGGCGCTGCTGGCACTGCTCGTCGGTGTGGTGCGGCTCGTCCTCGGGCTGCTGCGGTGGGGTGCCGTTGCGTACCTCATGTCGTTGCCGGTCGTCACCGGCTTCACGGTGGCCGCGGCGGTGCTGATCATCGCGTCGCAGATACCCGGCCTGGTCGACGTCGACTCCGGCGCACTGAGTCCGATCGTCGCCGCCGGCGAGGTGCTCGTGCAGCCTGGGGAGTGGAGCCTCGCCGCCGTCGGCATCGGTCTCGCGACGGTCGCGGTGGTCATCCTCGGCCGCCGGATCAGCGCGCTGTTCCCGTGGATGCTGCTCGTGACCGTCGTCGGCCTGGTGCTGAGCGCCGCCGGTCTCGTCCGGGTGGCCGGTGTCGGCGAGATCCCTGCCGGTCTTCCCGCGCTCGCGCTCGACCTGCCGTGGCACGCGCTGCCGGAGCTCGCGCTCCCGGCACTCGTCATCGCCGTGGTCGGGTTCGCCGAGCCCGCGTCCATCGCGCGCAAGTACGCCGCCGAGGACCACAAGCCATGGAACCCGCACCTGGAGTTCGTCGGGCAGGGACTGGCCAACCTCGGCTCGGGTCTCTTCGGCGGCTACCCGGCGGGCGGCTCGTTCTCGCGTTCGGCCCTGGGCAGGCTCGCCGGCGCCCGTACCCGGTGGAGCGGCGCGATCACCGGTGTCGCGGTGCTCGCGGTCCTGCCGTTCGTCGGCGTGCTCTCCGCGCTCCCGCGGGCGGTGCTCGCCGGCCTCGTCATCGTCGCCGCGGTGTCCCTCGTCGACGTCGCCGCGTTCCGCGAGTACTGGCAGCACTCGCGTGCGCAGTTCCTGGTGGCCGTACCGACGTTCGTCGTGACGCTGGCCGCAGCCCCGCGGGTCGAGCGCGGCCTGCTCGTCGGCGTCGGACTCGCGCTGGCCGTCCACCTGTGGCGCGAGGCGCGGCTCGACGTCGACGCGTGGCGCGAGGACGGCACGTTGCACGTCCGTCCGCAGGGCGTCCTCTACTTCGGGTCGGCCCCCGCGCTCGAGAGCCGCCTGCGCGCGCTGCTCGCCGAGCATCCGGACGCCCACACCGTCGCGATCGACCTGCACCGCCTCGGCCGGCTCGACCTCACCGGCCTGTACGTCCTGCGCGGCGTCGCCGAACAGATCCGCGACGGCGGCGCCACCGTGGAGTTCTGCGAGGTGCCGCCGCACGCGAAGGAGCGCGCCCGGTCGGTGCTCGGCGACTGCTGA